In Streptococcus dysgalactiae subsp. dysgalactiae, the following are encoded in one genomic region:
- a CDS encoding fructose-6-phosphate aldolase — translation MEYMLDTLDLDAIKKWHHILPLAGVTSNPSIAKKEGDIDFFERIREVRAIIGDQASIHVQVIAQDYEGILKDAAEIRQQCGDSVYVKVPVTPEGLAAIKTLKAEGYHITATAIYSTFQGLLAIEAGADYLAPYYNRMENLNIDPEAVIGQLAEAIDRECSDSKLLAASFKNVAQVNKSFALGAQAITAGPDVFEAGFAMPSIQKAVDDFGKDWEAIHHRKSI, via the coding sequence ATGGAATACATGTTAGACACTCTAGACTTAGACGCTATTAAAAAATGGCATCATATTTTGCCGCTGGCAGGTGTGACCTCAAACCCTTCTATTGCCAAAAAAGAAGGTGACATTGATTTCTTTGAACGGATTCGAGAAGTTCGTGCCATTATCGGTGATCAGGCTTCTATTCATGTTCAAGTGATTGCCCAAGATTACGAAGGTATCTTAAAAGATGCTGCTGAAATTCGTCAGCAATGTGGGGACAGTGTTTATGTCAAAGTACCTGTAACCCCAGAAGGGCTAGCGGCCATTAAAACCTTGAAAGCTGAAGGCTATCATATTACCGCGACAGCTATTTACAGCACTTTCCAAGGGTTATTAGCCATTGAAGCTGGCGCTGATTATTTGGCTCCTTATTATAACCGTATGGAAAATCTTAATATTGATCCAGAGGCCGTGATTGGGCAATTGGCAGAAGCTATTGACCGTGAGTGTTCTGACAGTAAACTCTTAGCAGCAAGTTTTAAAAATGTGGCTCAGGTCAATAAATCCTTTGCTTTGGGAGCACAAGCCATCACTGCTGGTCCAGATGTTTTTGAAGCAGGATTTGCGATGCCATCTATTCAAAAAGCGGTTGATGATTTTGGTAAGGATTGGGAAGCCATTCATCACCGCAAGAGCATTTAA
- a CDS encoding glycyl radical protein encodes MTETKIPYFGNLTDRMNQYREAVLDKKPYIDAERAILVTEAYQKHQNKPANLKRAYMLQNILENMTIYIEDESLIAGNQASSNKDAPIFPEYTLEFVLNELDLFEKRDGDVFYITEETKQQLRNIAPFWKNNNLRARCGVLLPEEVQVYMETGFFGMEGKMNSGDAHLAVNYQKLLEYGLKGFEERARAAKAALDLTIPENIDKYHFYNSVFIVIDAVKTYAKRYAQLARELAETAGPERQVELLEIARICDKVPYEKAETFAEAVQSVWFIQCILQIESNGHSLSYGRFDQYMYPYVKADLEAGRETEGSIVERLTNLWIKTLTINKVRSQAHTFSSAGSPLYQNVTIGGQTRDKKDAVNPLSYLVLRSVAQTKLPQPNLTVRYHKGLDNTFMNECIEVMKLGFGMPAMNNDEIIIPSFIKKGVSEEDAYDYSAIGCVETAVPGKWGYRCTGMSYINFPKILLITMNDGIDPASGKRFATGHGHFKDMTSYQELKAAWDATLREITRMSVIVENAIDLGLEREVPDILCSALTDDCIGRGKTLKEGGAVYDYISGLQVGIANLSDSLAALKKLVFEEGRLTPEELWQALESDFAGERGEDIRQMLINDAPKYGNDDDYADSLVVEAYDTYIDEIAKYPNTRYGRGPIGGIRYSGTSSISANVGQGKGTLATPDGRHAGTPLAEGCSPEHSMDKKGPTSVLKSVAKLPTNEIVGGVLLNQKVNPQTLVKEEDKLKLMALLRTFFNRLHGYHIQYNVVSRDTLIDAQKHPEKHRDLIVRVAGYSAFFNVLSKATQDDIIERTEHTL; translated from the coding sequence ATGACTGAAACAAAGATTCCTTATTTTGGCAACTTAACTGATAGGATGAATCAATATCGTGAGGCGGTGTTAGACAAGAAACCTTATATTGATGCTGAGCGCGCCATCTTGGTAACAGAAGCCTATCAAAAACATCAGAACAAACCGGCGAACCTGAAACGCGCTTACATGTTGCAAAATATTTTGGAAAACATGACCATCTATATTGAAGACGAAAGTCTCATTGCTGGTAACCAAGCCTCTTCAAACAAGGATGCGCCGATTTTCCCTGAATATACTCTGGAATTTGTCCTCAACGAACTCGATCTTTTTGAAAAACGAGATGGGGATGTGTTCTACATTACCGAAGAAACTAAGCAACAGCTGCGAAATATTGCCCCATTCTGGAAAAACAATAATCTACGTGCTCGCTGCGGTGTCTTGCTACCAGAAGAAGTTCAAGTGTACATGGAAACAGGTTTCTTTGGCATGGAAGGCAAGATGAATTCGGGAGATGCCCATTTAGCTGTCAATTACCAAAAACTCTTGGAATACGGATTGAAGGGATTTGAAGAACGGGCACGAGCTGCCAAAGCTGCGCTTGATTTGACCATTCCTGAAAACATTGACAAATATCATTTTTACAACTCTGTCTTTATTGTTATTGATGCGGTCAAAACTTATGCCAAACGCTATGCCCAATTGGCTAGAGAACTAGCAGAAACCGCTGGTCCAGAACGTCAAGTAGAATTGTTAGAAATCGCGCGCATTTGTGACAAAGTGCCTTATGAAAAAGCAGAAACGTTTGCAGAAGCTGTCCAATCCGTCTGGTTCATTCAATGTATCTTGCAAATTGAATCAAACGGGCATTCGCTATCTTATGGCCGCTTTGATCAGTACATGTATCCTTATGTCAAAGCTGATTTGGAGGCTGGCCGTGAAACAGAAGGTTCAATCGTTGAACGGTTGACCAATCTCTGGATTAAGACCTTGACCATTAACAAAGTGCGGAGCCAAGCCCACACCTTCTCATCAGCAGGTAGTCCACTTTACCAAAACGTGACGATTGGTGGTCAAACACGAGATAAAAAAGACGCGGTCAACCCACTGTCTTACCTTGTCCTACGGAGTGTGGCTCAAACCAAATTGCCACAACCTAACTTGACTGTTCGTTACCATAAAGGCCTAGACAACACCTTTATGAACGAATGCATTGAGGTCATGAAACTTGGTTTTGGCATGCCAGCGATGAACAACGATGAAATCATCATTCCATCCTTTATCAAAAAAGGTGTCTCAGAAGAAGACGCTTATGATTATTCAGCCATTGGTTGTGTGGAAACAGCAGTTCCTGGGAAATGGGGCTACCGTTGCACGGGGATGAGTTACATTAACTTCCCTAAAATCTTGCTGATTACCATGAATGACGGGATTGATCCAGCATCAGGGAAGCGCTTTGCAACAGGACATGGTCATTTCAAAGACATGACATCTTATCAAGAATTAAAAGCAGCCTGGGATGCCACCCTGCGCGAAATTACTCGCATGAGCGTCATTGTTGAAAATGCTATTGACCTCGGTCTCGAACGTGAAGTGCCAGATATTCTTTGCTCAGCCTTGACAGATGATTGTATCGGCAGAGGCAAGACCTTAAAAGAAGGCGGAGCTGTTTACGACTACATCTCAGGCCTTCAAGTTGGTATTGCTAACCTATCTGATTCCCTAGCAGCGCTGAAAAAATTAGTGTTTGAAGAAGGTCGATTAACTCCAGAAGAACTCTGGCAGGCCCTTGAAAGTGACTTTGCTGGAGAACGCGGAGAAGACATCCGCCAAATGCTAATCAATGACGCACCAAAATATGGTAACGATGATGACTACGCAGATAGTCTCGTGGTAGAAGCCTACGATACCTACATTGATGAAATCGCCAAATACCCAAATACCCGTTATGGCCGTGGCCCAATCGGAGGTATACGCTATTCTGGGACATCATCAATCTCAGCCAATGTCGGACAGGGAAAAGGAACCTTAGCGACACCAGACGGTCGTCATGCGGGAACCCCATTGGCAGAAGGTTGTTCACCAGAGCACAGCATGGACAAAAAAGGCCCAACATCTGTCCTTAAATCTGTTGCTAAATTACCAACAAATGAGATTGTGGGGGGTGTTCTCTTGAACCAAAAAGTTAATCCGCAAACCCTGGTCAAAGAAGAAGACAAACTGAAATTAATGGCCTTGCTTCGCACCTTCTTCAATCGTCTCCACGGTTACCATATTCAATACAATGTGGTGTCTCGTGATACCTTGATTGACGCCCAAAAGCATCCTGAAAAACACCGTGACCTCATTGTCCGTGTTGCTGGCTACTCTGCTTTCTTCAATGTTCTCTCAAAAGCAACCCAGGATGACATTATTGAACGTACGGAACACACGCTTTAG
- a CDS encoding PTS sugar transporter subunit IIC — MANMNMQKIIMPIMKFVNMRGIIALKDGMLAILPLTVVGSLFLIAGQIPFQGVNDAIAGVFGADWTEPFMQVYHGTFAIMGLISCFAIGYSFAKNSGVEPLPSGVLSLSAFFILLRSSYVPAEGEAIGDAISKVWFGGQGIIGAILIGLTVGAIYTAFIRRHIVIKMPEQVPQAIAKQFEAMIPAFVIFTLSMLVYIIAKSVTGGGTFIEMIYAVIQVPLQGLTGSLYGALGIAFFISFLWWFGVHGQSVVNGIVTALLLSNLDANKALLAAGNLSLDKGAHIVTQQFLDSFLILSGSGITFGLVVAMIFAAKSKQYKALGKVAAFPALFNVNEPVVFGFPIVMNPVMFLPFILVPVLAALMVYGSIAIGFMQPFAGVTLPWSTPAIISGFMVGGWQGVVVQILVLVMSTLIYFPFFKIQDRIACQNEGAAENE; from the coding sequence ATGGCAAATATGAATATGCAAAAAATCATCATGCCAATCATGAAATTTGTGAATATGCGCGGTATCATCGCCTTAAAAGACGGGATGTTAGCCATTTTACCTTTGACAGTTGTGGGAAGTCTTTTCCTGATTGCTGGTCAGATTCCTTTTCAAGGGGTTAACGATGCCATTGCCGGTGTGTTTGGTGCCGACTGGACAGAACCCTTTATGCAGGTTTACCATGGAACGTTTGCTATTATGGGCTTGATTTCCTGCTTTGCGATTGGTTATTCTTTTGCTAAAAATTCAGGTGTTGAACCTCTCCCTTCAGGGGTTTTATCCTTATCAGCTTTCTTTATTCTATTGAGATCATCTTATGTTCCAGCAGAAGGCGAAGCTATTGGTGATGCCATTAGTAAGGTTTGGTTTGGTGGGCAAGGGATTATAGGTGCTATTTTAATTGGTTTAACGGTAGGTGCTATTTATACAGCATTTATCCGTCGCCACATTGTCATCAAAATGCCAGAGCAAGTGCCACAAGCCATTGCCAAACAGTTTGAAGCTATGATTCCAGCCTTTGTGATTTTTACTTTGTCAATGCTTGTGTACATTATTGCCAAGTCAGTGACAGGTGGTGGAACCTTTATTGAAATGATTTATGCTGTCATCCAGGTACCGCTGCAAGGGTTAACAGGTTCTCTTTATGGCGCTCTCGGCATTGCCTTCTTTATTTCCTTCCTTTGGTGGTTTGGTGTGCATGGACAATCCGTGGTCAATGGAATTGTAACAGCTCTTCTCCTGTCCAACTTAGATGCCAATAAGGCCTTGTTGGCAGCAGGTAATCTGTCTTTGGACAAGGGTGCCCATATTGTAACCCAACAATTTTTAGATTCTTTCTTGATTCTCTCAGGGTCAGGAATTACCTTTGGTTTGGTGGTAGCTATGATTTTTGCAGCTAAATCTAAACAATATAAGGCCTTGGGTAAGGTAGCTGCTTTTCCAGCCCTCTTTAATGTTAATGAACCAGTCGTCTTTGGTTTTCCAATTGTGATGAATCCGGTCATGTTCTTGCCATTTATCTTGGTTCCTGTTTTGGCAGCCCTCATGGTTTATGGCTCCATTGCCATTGGTTTCATGCAGCCCTTTGCAGGAGTAACGCTGCCGTGGTCAACACCAGCCATTATCTCAGGGTTCATGGTTGGCGGCTGGCAAGGTGTTGTTGTGCAAATCCTTGTGCTTGTTATGTCTACATTAATTTATTTCCCATTCTTTAAGATTCAAGATAGAATTGCTTGCCAAAATGAAGGGGCAGCTGAAAACGAATAG
- a CDS encoding PTS sugar transporter subunit IIB: MIKVGLFCAAGFSTGMLVNNMKVAAEKKGIDCQIDAYSQGKLAEYAPLIDVALLGPQVAYTLDKSETICKENGIPIAVIPMADYGMLDGNKVLDLALSLVKE; the protein is encoded by the coding sequence ATGATTAAGGTTGGATTGTTTTGCGCAGCAGGGTTCTCAACAGGCATGTTGGTGAATAATATGAAAGTAGCTGCTGAAAAGAAAGGCATTGACTGCCAGATTGATGCCTATTCCCAAGGAAAGTTGGCTGAGTATGCCCCATTGATTGATGTGGCACTTTTAGGCCCACAGGTTGCTTATACTCTGGATAAATCAGAAACTATCTGTAAAGAGAATGGCATCCCGATTGCAGTTATCCCAATGGCTGATTATGGAATGTTAGACGGCAACAAGGTGCTTGATTTAGCCCTTAGTCTTGTTAAAGAATAG